In the Drosophila willistoni isolate 14030-0811.24 chromosome 3R, UCI_dwil_1.1, whole genome shotgun sequence genome, tctccgaccatataaagtatatacattcTGGATctgcacgacgagacgagtccaaatagccatgtccgtccgtctggatcaacgcaaactcctcctagaccattgaagctacagagctgaatctcggattcagccggatcggatcactatatcatatagctcccatacaaatggcaaagtcacgaacagtgacttttctcaataactttgttagtttctaagctattgtcgtgaactttaatattggtgagtttattatacatataaacgactgtttcatcaagatcgggtgaatATATCAtatttcgcaaacattagccttttttgctaaaacgtttttccacgttgatggctataggtaaggaaagagttaccaaaaaagttgcaagggtatacaaactttgacgcggtcgaagttagccccggccctctgtttttttttttaaatgtgccCGCCCAGCCAAAATGTGCACTTCGGAACAGACCATAGGACTTCCGGCTTACTTTTTACTCTGTAAATTAGTGTCAACAGCGATCAATTTATTGGTACTATTTTTGTTTGCGTGTTCGGTGTTTCCTTCAaggatttttatttaattatatgtaACATTGTTTTTGTAACATTTCGTTCGGGGATTAAAAGatgaagaaaaattattttttgtttgttttatatttgaaaagtCAAACACAACACACAATTTTCATTCCTTCAgcgtcgttataaccggattctactgtatatAGATATCGAAACAGAAATATCGAATATAAAATATCGGTATCAATAACGAACATACTCGACAAACAAAGGCCAAATCCAAAGCCAAACTAAACAATAGGAAGTGTGAAGTAAGTAAATTTATGCACAAGCTTCTTTGTCACCAGTTGTATCCGTGATAGCTATGTCCAAAATGCGTCTAGGTGCATTTTTTCATGATTTATATTGGGGGTAATCTACCCTCTCCACCACCCACCGTCACGGTCTTTAGTTTGTCCATGATGCGCattaaaattgttgttgcgTGCTGCATCCGTCTGTACACCAATACTACTTACATTTTTCCTGTATCCTTTTTCTACAGAATCATCATGGGAAACTGTCTTAAAATTAACAGCTCCGATGACATTTCGCTCCTGCGCGGTGACAGTGTCAGCATTCACGGCCATCAGGATCAGGTACGTGAATTCTTCCACCTGCCAACTatgtttatctttttttttctttttttgtcattAGCTTCCGCATGAACAGCTACAACAAGTATTTTACCCAGCACCCTCTGTCTCCATAATGCCTATACCAGCTTCATCAACTACTAATTCGCATATGTCGGAGGAAGACCAGATCAAGATAGCAAAACGAATCGGGCTAATGCAACACTTGCCAATCGGAACATATGACGGCACTACCAAAAAAGCTCGCGAATGCGTCATCTGTATGATAGAATTTTGTCGGGATGAGGCTGTGCGATACTTGCCGTGCATGCATATCTATCATGTACATTGCATAGACGATTGGCTAATGAGGAGTCTCACCTGTCCCAGTTGCTTGGAGCCCGTCGATGCTGCGCTGCTCACAAGCTATGAAACAACATAGCGCAACCCATCTATATCCAAAGGGGTTGTGGGGGGTGCTTCTGCTCAGTCGATATATACTGTCGCTGTAGTTTAGGTTGTCAGTTGAattggggggggggggaggtGGACCGGGGCTGGGTGGGTAATTTTGGTCGATAAGGACCGAAGCGAATTGTGTATAATAAATAAGTGAATGGGGAAAGGGCAGACAACACGGAGATTATCGACTGAGATCaacagaatatatatataatgggAGTCTTTATTGTACCTCCCCCATGAGCCGTCGATTTAACTTTTGGGTTTCGTTCGTCGTTACATAGATGTTCAGTATGCTTAGCATTCAATTGATATTATATAGTACATATGGTGAAACCAGGAAACTGaagtaacaacaacagcatggGCAGCATCAGAAGTTTCAataccaacaataacaatatgtgtacatacacttacacctacatacatatatattcatcaatatatacatatatcaacaTGTTCGGAACCCCTAGAATTAAAACCTTATAACTAGTGTatgataataaataaataaattataatgaataaaTATACCCATTTGAATCATTAGGCTTAATGCTCTTGCCCAAGTTAATAGAGACACATTGACAGAAAGGTTTTTACTTCGCCTGTAAATATAGCATACTTTACAATTTTTGGCAATCATTGGTATCCACGGATCGTTCCTATAGAAAGTACACGATACAGTGGTGGTTCCGAGTGAATATAGTAATAACTTTGCATTGATCCAGATGGAAAGACACACATGCCGTTCTAAGAATATGGTCGAAAATGTTTACTTTTATGCGCTGCATCTCagaatcttttaaatttttgaattacAACCctgaatatttaaattttccttAGTTTCGTCGATCATTTTATCGGAGGTTTTTTTTCAATCAGGCTGtgtcttttttgtttatattaaatGATTTATCTTTGAAAATCTTTCTAGAGTTGTATGGTTATAAGTCACTTTAACTTTGTGATATTAGCTCTGATATTAgctataattaaaaaattttaatttaactataTTGCTATAATTGTTGTGTCATATGGACGTAAACATGAGTAAAACGCTAGCGTTTTAAAACGCGTGAGTAAACCGCTCGAACATGTGAGTAAACGCGCGAACATGTTCGAGTTCGTGAGTAATGTTGTGTTTAAGTTCGAAGTTCGCGAGTTCCATGCtcttttgttctcttttgAGGCAGTGCTGCCAATTTAGCTATTTTCTCACTAGATCTAGTGGGTTGCAACAAGGAAATGCGGGATAAATTGTGAAATAGCGGCTAGCGGAAATTATAGCTGTTTTTCAAGAATTCGTGTATTTTTATGCTCTATGACGCCACATTTTCATACGAATAgtattttttcatttgaatGGCAAAAAAACATCGATAAGCGAAACGAGTATTCAGTCTTATCGTTTTCTGTGAAGTTTACTAAATGTTTCCCAATTTTTAAACCGCGAGCAAAAGTTGAAAATGCGAAAAATTTACTATCAAAAACCGCGTGGTAAAGACCCTGCATTTAAAGATTGGCTGACTTTAAATGCAGCTAATGCGGGCAATTGTTATTGCAAATACTGACATTAGTCAAATGAATATTAATACAACTTTGAGCGTCATTTTACATATAAGGAAAAGCTTTTGTAAAGctaatattttacaaaattgttaattacaaGAAAATTGCTGCCACGATTACAAATTACCAGCATCATGTTAGAGAAAGATAGGGACCAATGAAACCTACATAAACCAAGATGATGAAGATAAAGTCATTGATGAAATCATCCAACATAtttaaataaaccaaaaataaacaaatattttctttttttttggctacgAAGAAATATTTCTAGCTATTTCTAGCTTTTTTCAAAGGCTGATTTAGCGTTTTGATGCAACGAAATGTTGGCAGCACTGAGTTTGACTCCATTGCTCGATTCCGGCTATTTCTCACTATTTTTACTCTCTTTTGCATGAACAGCGCTCTCTTTGCATGTTGCGACCACTGATGTCATTTCAGCTTTTTTTCCAGCCAGATTCTGGCGGAAACTGCGGATTTCATGAATTGGCTTTAGTTGCTCTtcaaattgtgtttttttcttgccGCCACAGAACAGAATCGGCAACACTGCTGCGTCATCCTGCTTcctacaaaaaaattaaatagtttataaAAATGATTATCACCGTGAAAAATCTGCAGCAGCAGACTTTTACTATTGATTTTGATCCGGAGAAAACGGTGAGTTGTTGGTGTGCGCATTCTACGACGAATTAATATCGGAACTTTGTCTAATAACGTCCAAAAGGCACAAAACGCCAATTGGCCGTGTCATCACCCAAAATCTCTATCATTCTGTTGGTTTCCGATTCCAATTGGTGAGGGCAAATTGTGATGGCCTGCACACATAATTGAtgaaaaatatgtacatatatatgtatgtatagatgtatatgtatgaacaTATTTAATCGAATAAACCAACATTAATGCAAATTGTTGCGGCATTGATCAATAGCCGCCTTGCTCTGATGCAGTTGGCCCTAGCATGTCTCTTAATTCCTTCTGTTGGTCCTTTTTCAGGTACTCGAACTAAAAAAGAAGATTTTTGAAGAGCGGGGCGCAGAGTACTTGCCCGAAAAGCAGAAATTGATTTACGCTGGCGTCATTTTGGTAGATGATCGGAAAATCAGCTCATACAAAGTAGATGAAAAAAAGTTCATTGTTGTTATGCTAACTCGAGATGCGGCGCCATCGTCGGCTTCATCGACTACTGCTAGCACCAGTGAGAAAGTTGCTGAAAAACCCagtgagaaaaaaacaaatccgGAGCCGACACCAACAGCTCCATCACCAGCAGCAGTGTCCGCGCCGGTGCCAGCAAGCGTAGCTTCTTCTGGTGCTTCAGGCACCACTTCCGACTCGCCAAACACCGAGACTACTGTTTCGCCTACGGCCCCCAGCACAGATCAGACCAGGGCCGAGTCAAGTCTGCTTATGGGCGAAGAATACAATCGCACTGTATCATCGATGGTTGAAATGGGATACCCACGCGAACAGGTTGAACGCGCAATGGCTGCCAGCTTTAACAATCCTGAACGTGCCGTAGAATATTTGATTAATGGCATACCTGCTGAAGAAGATCAACTTTTCAACGATACTGATCCCACTTCACAATCTAATCCAAATCCAAGAGTGGCAGACGCATCCTCAATTAACGCTCCTTCAGGACGGTCCACAGCTGGTAATGTTAATTCTATACAGTAATCTTAGATAGTCAAACACCATGATAGCCTAGCTAATTAAATTATAGGACTTTTCAGAAACTTATATTGCCtccaaacattttaatttgaaattatctTGCAGATCCTTTTGAGTTCCTGCGCAGCCAGCCGCAGTTCCTCCAAATGCGTTCTCTGATCTATCAAAATCCACAACTTCTGGATGCAGTTCTGCAGCAGGTGAGTTTCAAGAGATTTCTTTAGAAAGTTTTACTTTAAAACATTTACTCACACACATTCAGATTGGCCAGACGAATCCCGCATTGCTGCAGCTCATTTCAGAAAACCAGGACGCATTTCTGAATATGCTGAATCAGCCACTCGAAGGGGAGTCCTCGGCTCGCGGCACTGCCCGCTCTGAGGGCTTGGCTTCTGGCTTATTGGAGGTCGCTGCCCAGCGATCAGCTGCCGGCGCTCAAGAAACGACTTCCGCAGCACGCGCTTCTGTCCCCGGTTCTCCCTCAGCCACTGAAGGCGGCGCCTCTGAAAGAGAAACCGCTGAACAGCAGCAACTCGCCGAAGGCGTGGCCACCATTCGTCTCAATCCCCAAGACCAAGACGCAATAGAAAGGGTATATAgtcaattttaatattttttaaattgccaTAATGAatattatacttttttttcatattgcAGCTTAAGGCCCTCGGATTTCCAGAGGCCCTTGTACTGCAGGCTTATTTTGCATGTGAAAAGGACGAAGAGTTGGCTGCAAATTTTCTACTTTCATCCAGTTTCGATGATTAAGATGATTGGCCGACCTAGTGTGAAATATGTTACCCCTATATATACCTACCTTCTATATATAACGAACTCGTTACCGAATAAATTGAAAGGGTTTATCGAGTAAATAACCCATAGAAAAATGGGAATTAAATAAGACCGATACCTTAATTTACAAGACTTTACTGACATGCACAAATAcgtgaacacacacacacaaacccatacatattcatattttctatttgctatttttattcCTTCTTATCCATATTTGATGATTGAATCTGCATCATGTTGATCAGGAGGGGGCAGCAGTTATATCTTCCCATATAGTCTTCAGCCCCACTTTTGGAAGAGTCCCATACGCTGGCAACGACAATTATTGCCCCAAAGATTGCACCTGCAGGAGCTATTGAAGCAGCAATCGTTGGGATGATTGTCGCACAAGCCACTGCGAGGAATACAGACGCGCCTGTACACGGGAAACCGAGAGGGTACGGGCAGGCGCCTATtgagaaaataaattaagatTGACTAATAGCCGACCATGACAACTTACTTGATGGCCTGAATGTTTTCGACCCTCTCCATTTCTCTATACACATATGGCGATGTGCCCTCCATCTGCTGTTGGAATTGGttaataagactgtcgtctggTGCCATATGGTCGTAGTCTATTGCGTTCATAGCTTTTCCATTTAACACTCCAAGTAACAGGAGTCCTGTAACTAAAATTGACCAGCACATTGCTAATCCTTTCCTGCTTTAATAGTTTataatttctgtttttttttttaattatataccTTAGTAATCAGCCTTTTTGGCAAATGTAGGAGGCGTTTATATCGCTACGTCAATGTATAATATACggatatgtatattaataatatatatccTTTGTCGTTTGATGCTGCAGGTTTATGGTTTGTTACACGGATTCAGGATCCCAATATTTAGATTCGTTTTCCGCTAAATAAGGATTCAACTATTCGAAAACGGACATTTAACCGCAACACCAAAAAGCGACTGCAATGCGCGCTCAATGTTGGTTCTCTTCGCGCAGACGTCGCACAGTGGGACAGGATGCAGGTTACTCAGATAATGCAACCGAATACATTTTATCCCTCACGATTAAATGAATCGGAAAAtaatacaatttaaaattgtttgaatttttatacACCGCACTCCTTAACATAAGAATATGCATCGTTGGATTATAGTAGATCTGAAGTTGCACAGACAGAAAGATTGTTCTGAACTaacattttaatattaaactcTTCAAACTTATGGCAACATCATCACCAATGAAAGACTTGACTCTTGAAAAAGTCATTGACTTACATGTCAATTATATTTCAAATGTACAGACTTGTTTGCAAAATTGTTTCGTACTTTAAACAAAAGAGTTAATTTATCTTTTAATATCTATCCCAAAGAGATTAAAACTTTGTGAAACAATTGTGAAGATGAGGAAAAGTTCtataaaactaaactaaactccTAAAAAAgaatacctttttttttgttttgaaaattatattttatgtcAAAAGACTATGTgagcaaaaatcaaaaatgttaataaaaaaattactaaCAATAAGTTGAGAATCTACAATCGAAAagaacagaaaacaaaatcaaaaagatTTCTGCTCAGATAGATGATAGGATCAGACCGTAACGAAAAAAAACCGTTGAACCGTTATGTGCAATCCCGGCTCATTTGGACCGAAaacttaaaaagaaaataattttaaggACAATGCGTACCCCAAATATATCTCTGAGGATATGTCCCACTATGCGGAACCCATCTATCATAGAATTTGATGTGCACGAACCAAAAGATTAATGAGAGTGACGACTAATGCACGGTCTCCATTGAAGAATGGCTTAAACTACGTGACACGCTCGAAGTTGCGGCCCCCAGCAAGATGAATTAATAAGACGAATAGACTTTTGCCAAAGAAATAATTATGTATAAATTGCAAATTATTTAAGGCTTTCTCAACATAGACCAAGTCAAAAGTAGTATTTTCATCTTTTTCTTAAACCTATTTACAAACTAGGGGAATGTTAATGCTTATGTCCAAACGTTATGACCAACGGCAATAGAGCCCCACAAATCATAATGATCAACTCACTATACCGAAGACCTTGTATACTATGTGATTGAGATCCACTTCCCGTGCTATTCCCGCTATCAGTGGCGGCACCTTCACGAGATTCTTCCAACACTCGATATTCATACTGCCCGACGACTTTGTGACTGTGAC is a window encoding:
- the LOC6651639 gene encoding RING finger protein 11 yields the protein MGNCLKINSSDDISLLRGDSVSIHGHQDQLPHEQLQQVFYPAPSVSIMPIPASSTTNSHMSEEDQIKIAKRIGLMQHLPIGTYDGTTKKARECVICMIEFCRDEAVRYLPCMHIYHVHCIDDWLMRSLTCPSCLEPVDAALLTSYETT
- the LOC6651640 gene encoding UV excision repair protein RAD23 homolog B translates to MIITVKNLQQQTFTIDFDPEKTVLELKKKIFEERGAEYLPEKQKLIYAGVILVDDRKISSYKVDEKKFIVVMLTRDAAPSSASSTTASTSEKVAEKPSEKKTNPEPTPTAPSPAAVSAPVPASVASSGASGTTSDSPNTETTVSPTAPSTDQTRAESSLLMGEEYNRTVSSMVEMGYPREQVERAMAASFNNPERAVEYLINGIPAEEDQLFNDTDPTSQSNPNPRVADASSINAPSGRSTADPFEFLRSQPQFLQMRSLIYQNPQLLDAVLQQIGQTNPALLQLISENQDAFLNMLNQPLEGESSARGTARSEGLASGLLEVAAQRSAAGAQETTSAARASVPGSPSATEGGASERETAEQQQLAEGVATIRLNPQDQDAIERLKALGFPEALVLQAYFACEKDEELAANFLLSSSFDD
- the LOC111519398 gene encoding toxin Tbo-IT2-like; translation: MCWSILVTGLLLLGVLNGKAMNAIDYDHMAPDDSLINQFQQQMEGTSPYVYREMERVENIQAIKRLPVPSRFPVYRRVCIPRSGLCDNHPNDCCFNSSCRCNLWGNNCRCQRMGLFQKWG